The following proteins come from a genomic window of Flavobacterium crocinum:
- a CDS encoding NUDIX hydrolase — MLNSYSSADKVLLAVDCIIFGFDNEGLKILLIQRDFEPEKGKWSLIGGFLKRDEVLDAAATRILNTYTGLNDIYMEQLYAYSEIDRDPVERTVSVSYFALINIENHNAELIQNYHAEWFPINDAPNLIFDHNEMVQNAIKRLRYKTSVKPIGFELLPEKFTMRQLLELYEAILSKELDKRNFISKINSLDILNKLDEKDMQSSRKGSYLYTFNKEKYEEKLQNNFALNL; from the coding sequence ATGTTAAACAGCTATAGTTCTGCCGATAAAGTGTTACTGGCAGTAGACTGCATCATTTTTGGATTTGATAATGAAGGTTTGAAAATCCTTTTGATCCAAAGAGATTTTGAGCCCGAAAAAGGTAAATGGTCCCTGATTGGAGGTTTCTTAAAACGCGACGAAGTTTTAGATGCCGCGGCTACCAGAATCTTAAATACCTACACAGGTCTGAACGATATTTATATGGAGCAATTGTATGCCTATAGCGAAATCGACCGTGATCCTGTAGAAAGAACCGTTTCGGTTTCTTATTTTGCTTTAATTAATATCGAAAACCATAATGCCGAACTGATTCAGAATTACCATGCAGAATGGTTCCCGATTAACGATGCGCCAAACTTGATTTTTGACCACAACGAAATGGTTCAAAATGCTATTAAGAGACTTCGCTATAAAACGTCTGTAAAACCAATCGGCTTTGAATTGCTTCCTGAAAAATTCACGATGCGTCAGCTTTTAGAATTGTATGAAGCTATTTTGAGCAAAGAATTGGACAAGCGAAATTTCATCAGTAAAATCAATTCGCTTGATATTTTAAATAAACTAGACGAAAAAGACATGCAGTCTTCCCGAAAAGGTTCTTATTTATATACTTTTAATAAAGAGAAATACGAAGAAAAACTGCAAAATAACTTTGCACTTAATTTATAA
- a CDS encoding alpha-N-arabinofuranosidase has product MKKPFLLLFAALCLQSVSAQKESVTITIKNDASAPTINKNIYGHFAEHLGHCIYGGFFVGDTSKIPNTNGVRNDIIQALKDLKIPNLRWPGGCFADTYHWKDGIGPKEQRPTIVNQWWGGVTEDNSFGTHDFLNMCELLGAEPYLSGNVGSGTVQELADWVQYTNFGGKSPMSDLRRKNGRTEPWKVKYWGIGNEAWGCGGNMTADYYANEYRKFATFMSDWSNSGGITRIASGSNSSDYNWTEVLMKNIPRNMLGGLGVHHYAVINWDKKGSDVDFSEKQYFETMQSALKMEELVTKHAAIMDKYDPEKKVAMIVDEWGGWYEVQKGTNPGFLYQQNTMRDAVLAGATLNIFNNHADRVRMANLAQCVNVLQAVILTDKAKMITTPTYHVMKMYSVHQDAKLLPIDFKSPSYTFDGQTIPAVSASVSKDQSGSVHISLVNVDAVNKNKIEIDVKDLGVKNFTGNIITASKLQDYNSFENPNKIIPVAFKGFENKKGKLEITLPPFSVLVLEGK; this is encoded by the coding sequence ATGAAAAAACCATTTTTACTGCTGTTTGCAGCCTTGTGTCTGCAATCAGTAAGTGCCCAAAAAGAATCCGTAACCATTACGATAAAAAATGACGCTTCGGCACCGACTATTAATAAAAATATCTATGGTCATTTTGCTGAACATTTAGGGCATTGTATTTACGGAGGATTTTTTGTTGGAGACACTTCAAAAATTCCAAATACAAATGGAGTTCGAAATGACATTATCCAGGCATTAAAAGATTTAAAAATTCCGAATTTAAGATGGCCGGGCGGTTGCTTCGCGGATACTTATCACTGGAAAGATGGAATTGGACCAAAAGAACAGCGTCCGACAATTGTAAACCAATGGTGGGGAGGTGTTACAGAAGACAATAGTTTTGGAACGCATGATTTTTTAAATATGTGTGAACTATTAGGAGCTGAACCGTATTTATCAGGAAATGTAGGAAGCGGAACAGTTCAGGAACTAGCAGACTGGGTTCAGTATACCAATTTTGGAGGTAAAAGTCCAATGAGTGATTTGCGTAGAAAAAATGGAAGAACAGAGCCTTGGAAAGTAAAATATTGGGGAATTGGAAATGAAGCATGGGGTTGCGGAGGAAATATGACTGCCGACTATTATGCTAATGAATATCGCAAATTTGCCACTTTCATGTCAGATTGGAGCAATTCGGGAGGTATTACAAGAATTGCTTCCGGCTCTAATAGTTCAGATTATAACTGGACAGAAGTTTTAATGAAAAATATTCCACGAAATATGCTCGGCGGATTAGGTGTTCATCATTATGCTGTAATCAATTGGGACAAAAAAGGTTCTGATGTTGATTTCAGCGAAAAGCAATATTTCGAAACCATGCAGTCTGCTTTAAAAATGGAAGAATTGGTTACCAAACACGCGGCTATTATGGATAAATACGATCCGGAGAAAAAAGTGGCGATGATTGTAGACGAATGGGGAGGATGGTACGAAGTGCAGAAAGGGACAAATCCGGGTTTCCTATATCAGCAGAATACTATGAGAGATGCTGTTTTAGCCGGAGCAACATTAAATATATTCAATAATCACGCAGATCGTGTTCGTATGGCCAATTTGGCGCAGTGTGTGAATGTGCTTCAGGCGGTAATCCTGACTGATAAAGCCAAAATGATTACTACACCAACCTATCATGTCATGAAAATGTACAGCGTGCATCAGGATGCTAAATTACTTCCGATAGATTTTAAATCACCATCATATACTTTCGACGGACAAACAATTCCGGCGGTTTCGGCTTCTGTATCAAAAGATCAAAGCGGTTCGGTTCATATTTCTTTGGTGAATGTTGATGCGGTAAATAAGAATAAAATCGAAATTGATGTAAAAGACTTAGGCGTAAAAAACTTTACGGGAAATATCATTACAGCTTCAAAACTGCAAGACTATAATTCTTTCGAAAACCCAAACAAAATTATTCCTGTTGCTTTTAAAGGTTTTGAAAACAAAAAAGGAAAATTGGAAATCACATTGCCGCCTTTCTCTGTTTTGGTTTTGGAAGGAAAATAA